The sequence ATGCATAGATATGAGGTGCAGGATATTGTAATGATACATCCAAAAGATCTGATGGATTTGAGAGATGACTCTTAAAGTAATTTGATAATTCCTCACGAGTGAACATACTATTTGGAATATCTCTTAACATGATTGTATAATTTGAAAGACGACTTTGTTGTTTATATTGAATTCTCTCCTTTGAATAAAGATGATAATCTTGATAACTAAACCATAAAACCACAATGGTAACAAAGAAAACAAATACCAAATGTACCCATAACAAATGAGATCCTCTTTCAATATTACCCATTGATATCATTGTTAACCCGACAACCTCATCTGGTAATTTACCATCTTCATCCTTTTCTCTATGTTCATTATATTTACCATAATAATTGGTTGGATATAACATAACTGATGATATTACCATTAATACAacacaaatataaaaacttGTTTTAACATTTCTTAAATACATAAATCCatcctattattattttattatttatttttaaaaaaaaaaaaaaaaaaatatattaaaagataGGGGGGAGAAGATgtgttaatattttttaataattaaaaaaaaaaaaaaaaaaaaaaaaatgaaaatttgaaaatgagaaaaaaaaactaaaaataaaatttgacgCTGGTGATGAAACGGAATCGGAAAaatccaatttttaaaaaataaaaatagaatataCATACCAAACCAGCAGTATctttaatactattatcaCTATATTTAATTGTATCTACAACCCATGAAAAGAATCCATCCGATGGGGGTACTGACACACCTTTGTGGTGTTGTTCAAATCTATATTGGTAAAATTGTTTGAATTTTCTTCTTACAAtgcaaaatattaaaaagaaaattaacaTCACCACACAATTGATAACTAATGTTACAACAAATGCATTATCATTTGCATTGTAACGATTGAGATGTTCACCTGAACCAGATCCAGAACTTGAAtctgacatttttttttttatttttttttaatttatattattatttaaaaatttttcttttttcttttttcttttttcttttttttctttctttctatatattattattaaactatgggttattattattttattattattataataaatattaaaaaaaaaaaaaaaaaaaatttattttatttttatttttttattttattttttttttatttttatttttatttttatttatttttttgtttttttttttttttttttgtagttttagataaatttgaaaaaaaaataataaaaataaaaaaaaaataatttttataacgaaaaaacaattttttttttttttttttgtttttttttttcaaattaaatttctttttttggtgATCTCatatgaaaattatttatcattcaGTTGTATGGGTGAAACGGCACCCataaaagttatttttaaaataaaaaaaatatttttgaaaatgggGGTGGGTGGGTGGATACAACCATGTTAATGCGAGTTGTAGGGGTGAGTGATTTAAATCACTTACATATAGGtattaaattattgtaataaaaataatataataatctgTGAAATTTTGgtgatgttattattattaataaaatttaaaattgatgattATTGATTTCTTAATTATTGCCAAATCAACACATCACTCTATCAATGTTAGCCActgtaaaaaattaaaattaaaaataaaaaataaaataaaataaaataaaataaaataaaataaataaataacaagtggataaaaatattaaaataaaccttttttttttaaaaaaaaaaaaataaaaattaataataatttttatatgtattattgtttatattaattatttctaatttaaaaaaaaaaaaaaaaaaaaaaaaaaaattaaaataaataaaaatttattcttACATGTTaattaaaccttttttttttttttttttttttttttatattttttatattttttcctttacattatatatatagattataatttgtttatcattgaaaaaaatatcataTTTACACAAAGATGGATGAGTAAAAAAACCATCAATCTATTCTTTGTTGTAAATAGatggaattttaaaataaattttaattttttattattatttttttttgtttgttctcttttttatcaaataaagtgtataaacttttatttttttttttttttatttctttattttttatcttatCTAAAAAAGGATATTCGGGAtattcacaaaaaaaaaaatcacgtATTTTGACAATTGATGACATATTAAAATATGGCACTTTATAAGTAATTTAAGTtcaaaagattatttaatcttttatttattaaaacttttattattttttttttttaaaatttatttagtaatatttattaaattttagtaTTAGTGTGAGAAAGTATGAATATGTTAAAAAAAGGTGTAAATATGATTTTggaaatttgattttaattgggtataaaataaaaaaagttaataattttttttttttttattttattttattttagataaAGTTTCATATTTCTCAAACgagataattaaaaaacaaaatttttttttttttttttttttttctaaactttttttttttaattaattttattttttaatttcagtacaaaaaaaaaaaattataaaaataaaataaaataatattcttGACGAGATTATAATGAAAAGAAACTTTCTCTCAAATTCCTCACCTTTTTTCCTTACGCCATAATAGACCTTTAAAgtataaaaattgaaattttaaaaatttaatttaaaaataaaaaaaaaaaattaaattaaaaaaaaaaaaaaaaaaaaaaagattttttttttttttttttttgattgcggggtactatttttttttttttttattattatttttaatattaaaaaaaattctagtaaggtataaaaaaaaaatcatataaaATGGTAGAAAAAATCATTGTTTCAAATCCAGTTGCTAATCTTTTAGGTGATGAACAAACCAGGTAATTAtaagattataaaaaataaaaaaataaaaaaataaaaaaataaatttagattttaaaaaataaaataaaaataaaaataaacaaatatataaaaaaaaaaattaattataactaatatttttttttttttttttaatttttttttttttttttattattattattatttttcttttagaGTTATTTgggatttaattgaaaagaaattaatttttccatttttagatttaaaagtTGAAACCTATGATTTAGGAATTGAGTATCGTGATAAAACCAATGATCAAGTTACAATTGATGCAGCCAATGCAATTAAGAGATTAAAAGTTGGTATTAAATGTGCAACAATTACACCAGACGAAGCACGTGTCACAGAGTTTGGATTGAAGGAGATGTGGAAATCACCAAATGGTACCATTCGTAATACATTGGGTGGCACATTATTTAGAGAGCCAATTGTTTGTAAGAATGTCCCACGTTTGGTCACCTGTTGGAATAAATCTATAGTTATTGGTCGTCATGCATTTGGTGACCAATACAGAGCCACTGATTTCGTAGTAAAGGGAGCTGGCAAGTTGGAGTTAACCTACACACCAGCCGACGGCAGTGCACCACAAAAATTCCAAGTCTTTGACTTCCCATCCGATGGTGGTGTAGCCTTGGGAATGTATAATACCGACGCCTCAATCAAAGAGTTTGCCTACGCCTGCTTCAACTTTAGTTTGGACAAAAAGTGGCCATTATATCTCTCCACAAAGAACACAATTCTCAAGAGATACGACGGCCGTTTCAAAGACATTTTCCAAGAGATCTACGAAAGAGAGTACAAAGTTAAATTCGACACTGCCGGTATTTGGTATGAGCATAGACTCATCGACGACATGGTCGCCTATGCTATGAAGAGTGAGGGTGGCTTCGTTTGGGCTTGTAAAAACTATGACGGTGATGTTCAATCAGATGCCGTCGCCCAGGGTTATGGTAGTTTGGGTCTCATGACTTCAGTTTTACTCTCTGCCGACTCTTTAGTTGCTGAAGCCTCCCATGGTACTGTCACTAGACATTTCCGTGAACATCAAAAAGGTAGAGAAACCAGTACCAATTCAATCGCTTCTATCTTTGCTTGGACTCGTGGTCTTGAATATCGTGCTAAATTAGATAacaatgataaattattaaaattctGTCATGCTCTTGAAGCTTCCTGTATCGATGCTGTTGAATCTGGTTTCATGACTAAAGATTTAGCAATTTGTGTTAAAGGTTCAGTTGaaaagtaagtttttttttttttttttatttatttattttccaaaaaaaaaaaaaaaaaaaaaaaaaaaaaaaaaaaaaaaaaaccttttggaatttaaatttactaatttctttttattttattttatattttaaaaaatagtgtAAAACGTACAGACTACTTAAATACTGaagaatatattaataagGTTGCCGAATTACTTGTTAGCAAATTAACTGCATTGTaagaaattttataaatcttactcactactactaccactactactctACTTCATTATTTCGTGTTGCGGTCTATCATTCATTTTTCTCCATAAAAAtctcatttctttttttttatgttcaaaattagtagtaataaaataaaattgttataattatcccttaaaaaaaaaaaaataaaaaaaaaaaataaaaaaaaaaaaaaataaaaaaaaagtttctaattcatatttatttatttatatttaaattttttttgaaatttcaaaataggTCAAGTAAATTATAAACAAATAGTTCAATTAATAACTGGAACttccccaaaaaaaaaaaaaaaaaaggatttgataataaaatagattttttttttttattttttagttggattgtatttaatataaaaaaaaaaagataggattttttttttttttttttttttatggtcAGTTTACAAAAATCAATCATAACAATGTTTaggatatttttattttttttttttttaatttattttttatttttattttttagttttttttttcccatttgatgttcaaaaataatttttatttttttttattttttttttattttttttttttaattttgctttttttttaattttttttttttttttttgatcattattatcttttttcaaaaaaaaaaagttacatatatatacataaaaatgatttcaaatattagtaaaaaaatcctttcaaattcatcaaaattcattcaacaacaatcttattgtaaatattaaaaaaaaaaaaaaaaaaaaaaaatttctttgaaaaaaaaaaaaaaagataatttcggaatataaataaatatttattttgtttaataaataaatataaattatattaaaatttttttttatttttttattttttttttatttttt comes from Dictyostelium discoideum AX4 chromosome 2 chromosome, whole genome shotgun sequence and encodes:
- the idhC gene encoding isocitrate dehydrogenase (NADP+) (Similar to NADP+~Similar to NADP+) gives rise to the protein MVEKIIVSNPVANLLGDEQTRVIWDLIEKKLIFPFLDLKVETYDLGIEYRDKTNDQVTIDAANAIKRLKVGIKCATITPDEARVTEFGLKEMWKSPNGTIRNTLGGTLFREPIVCKNVPRLVTCWNKSIVIGRHAFGDQYRATDFVVKGAGKLELTYTPADGSAPQKFQVFDFPSDGGVALGMYNTDASIKEFAYACFNFSLDKKWPLYLSTKNTILKRYDGRFKDIFQEIYEREYKVKFDTAGIWYEHRLIDDMVAYAMKSEGGFVWACKNYDGDVQSDAVAQGYGSLGLMTSVLLSADSLVAEASHGTVTRHFREHQKGRETSTNSIASIFAWTRGLEYRAKLDNNDKLLKFCHALEASCIDAVESGFMTKDLAICVKGSVENVKRTDYLNTEEYINKVAELLVSKLTAL